The DNA region GCTGCTCTCCGATGAGGTCCGTTCCCCCGATGGGATGGTGCCGGCACCTACCCACGCGGACGTCTTCGCTGCGGCGAAGACCTTGGGTCTGGAGTATGTGATCGACCCATTCGTCGCCTTGGAGCGCTGGCTCACCCGGGAGGCGATCGAGGAGACGGCCAACCGGCTCAATGCGGCAGCCAAGGAAGCCGCCGAGCACGGGCTGAAGGTCGGCTATCACAACCATGCACAGGAGTTCGCCGCCGACATCGACGGTGTGAACGGCTACGACTACTTCGCCTCGTTGCTCGACGAGGAGATCATGCTCGAGGTCGACCTGTTCTGGGCCGCCACCGCCAAGATCGACGTCCTCGCACTGCTCGGTCGCCTCGGTGACAAGGTCAAGGCGCTGCACGTGAAGGACGGCGTGGTCGGCGAGAACCCGTTCGTCGTCGGTGCGCCCGCGTATGACAAATCGACCCTGGACCAGCGGTCGGCCGGTCAAGGTGAGCTGCCGCTGCTCGACTTCCTGGCTGCCGCGCCGTCCACCGAGTTCGCCGTGATCGAGTTCGACTACGTGCCCGGCGACATGCTGGAAGCGGTCCGGGGCAGCGTCGAATTCCTGCATCAGCACGGAATCCGCTGACCGTCAGCCGAAGACGTCCTCGGCCGAGAACCAGGTGGTCGGGTCGGACAGCTTGCGGGCGAAGGTGAGTGACTCGGCGAGCGTCCGGACGGTGGGCATCTCTGAGGAACGGTCCGGGTAGGGCCCGGTGTCGCTGGTCGAGGCGCCGACGTAGATCCAGTTGCCCTGCTCGTGTAGCCAGATCGCCGGGCTGATCTTGCTGTCGTTGATGACGCCCGGCCGTCCGGCGCTGGTGGTCGGTTTCCCAGGAGGTTGCTCGGTCTGGTCTTCGCCCGGCATCCAGATCGTGAGGTCGCCGCGATCACTGGTGCGCGGGGCATCAAGATGGAGTCGGGCAGCTGGTTTTGCCAGGTCGACGCTGATGCTCGAGGGCCGCGTGCCAGCTGGGAGTTCGAGATCGACCGGCACGCGGATGGTCGTAGGGGTGAACTCCACAGCGGCGGCCACCCGGTCGATCGACTTCGGTGTTCCTTCGTCGGAGCAGCTGACTCGGACCCAGGACTTGTCAGTCAGCTGCCACATCAGATAGTCGCCCTCGGCGCCCGCGCCGTTGCGTACCGCGGGATATCCGTCGAAGGTCGTCTCGATCTTCTCGCCGACCATGTTCTCCGGGCCGTCTGCGCCTGGTTCGCCAACCGAAACGAAGCACTCCTCGCGCCGCTGAGTGGTGGCGCTCACCAGGGCGACACCAGTGCCCTCCGTCTCGTCGTCGATCCATTGACTGGTGACCTCGATCCCCGGTGTCTCGACGATCCGGTGTCGCAACTCCCAGTGCGTACGGGCCTGCGGGTCGGGTGCGAAGGTCTCATCCGGCATCGGTGTCGTCGGACTCGAGCAAGCGGCGAGAGAACCCAGGACGAGCATGGCTGCGAGGACAGCCCACCGGGGGCGCCGGTGATTCACGGTTGGTCCCTGGCGGTCGACACGGGCAGAGGGTCCTTGACGAGATCGGGCGCATAGCTGAGCGCACGGAACCGGCCGCCTGGCCAGCGCCAGTGGTGTGTGACCTGATCGAGTGCTGCTCATTTCGATGACGTCAGCCGCCGAGGAAGGACCAGTCGCCGTCGGGCCTGCGGTCGGCGACGAAGGTGAGCAGGTCCACTCGGCTGGGAGCGCTGACGGCGCCGCCCAGCCCCGTCACCGACAGTGAGGCGTTCAGCCCGGCAAAACGCAGCTGGGTGGCCAGATCCCAGTTCTCATGCACCCGTGCTGCCATGAAGGTCGCGACGAAGACGTCGCCGGCGCCGGTCGGATCGATGACTTCGACAGGTACGGCCGGCAGGTCCACGACCAGTTCGGTCGACGAGTCGACCGCGACCACCCCGCCGCTACCGCGGGTGACGACGGCCAGCGGCACGTACTCGGCGAGCCGTTCGGCGGCGTCCCGTGCCGATGATGTCCTCGTGTAGCGCATGGCCTCGGCGTCATTGGGTACGAACACGTCTACCTGGCTGAGCCGGTCCAGCACGCTGGAGCACCAGACCCCGGTCGAGTCCCATCCGACCCCGCCGACCACGATCGTGCCCGCCTCCCGGAGCTCGGCCACCCACCTCGGCAGTTCCTCGGCGACGCTGACGTGGACGGCGCCGATCGGGCCCGGATCGGTTGGCAACTCCAGTGG from Microlunatus phosphovorus NM-1 includes:
- a CDS encoding sugar phosphate isomerase/epimerase family protein, with protein sequence MAQPQLSIQLYTVNNLLESDVDGTLAQLAAMGIRQVEAFAFVDRAEQLAEAFAKHGLQAKTGHAPLLSDEVRSPDGMVPAPTHADVFAAAKTLGLEYVIDPFVALERWLTREAIEETANRLNAAAKEAAEHGLKVGYHNHAQEFAADIDGVNGYDYFASLLDEEIMLEVDLFWAATAKIDVLALLGRLGDKVKALHVKDGVVGENPFVVGAPAYDKSTLDQRSAGQGELPLLDFLAAAPSTEFAVIEFDYVPGDMLEAVRGSVEFLHQHGIR
- a CDS encoding carbohydrate kinase family protein; the encoded protein is MTSRLDAPAAGADLLFAGDIYCDLVFAGVEAPEVGAEVFASGFALSPGGVANRAVAAARAGASALVLSWLGDDPLGRELRVLLEAEPRLNTSWVEQRPGWQTPVSVSLTSAHNRSFITYARDLAPLELPTDPGPIGAVHVSVAEELPRWVAELREAGTIVVGGVGWDSTGVWCSSVLDRLSQVDVFVPNDAEAMRYTRTSSARDAAERLAEYVPLAVVTRGSGGVVAVDSSTELVVDLPAVPVEVIDPTGAGDVFVATFMAARVHENWDLATQLRFAGLNASLSVTGLGGAVSAPSRVDLLTFVADRRPDGDWSFLGG